The DNA sequence GACTTTTGGGGCGGGCAGAGTTACCATACAGACGACAAAAAACACCTCGGATGCGGCGGAAAGCTGCATTCGGGGTGTTTTGCTTGACCACAGTTTATCCCATTTACACGACCGGAGTACACGGAAACAGTGGAGGTAAGAGTGCCGGAAAGGATGTGTTTCTGAGCGGAAAGGGGCGGAAACGGCTGGAAATAAGCGGAGACCGGTACTCCCAAATTCTTTGGGAGCAAGATGCCGCAGGTCCGAATCCTGCCACTCCAACCAGTCGAGAGCCTCGACACGCATTTTGCGTAGTTGAGGCTCTTCTTTTTACAATTACTATATTATCCTTGAGGATATTAAAAGCACTCGCAACAAAAATCCAAGAACTTCAGGTTCTTGGATTTTTATTTGATGATATAACTCACCAATACGCAGAAAACGGTTATGGAAACAATCCATAACCGTCTTAAACCTTCTTATCTTTGTACTCTTCCGCTACCGTCGCCGCCTGCAAGCTTTTCAACCTCAGAAACGCTAACGCGGTTGTAGTCACCTTCTACAGAGTGTTTGAGTGCTGATGCCGCAACTGCAAATTCAATAGCAGACTGCGTATCTTTTCCGTTAAGCAATGCATAAATAAGTCCGCCGCCGAAAGAGTCGCCTCCGCCTACACGGTCAACAATATGCAGATGATAAGATTTAGAGAAGCAATAATTTTCTCCGTCATAAAGCATTCCCGCCCAATCGTTATCGCTGGCAGAAATTGAAGAACGAAGAGTAATAGCTACTTTTTCAAAACCAAATTTATCGGAAAGCTGTTTTGCAACAGACTTATATCCGTCATGATTAAGTTTTCCGCCGTAAATATCTGTATTTTCTGCTTCAATTTCAAATACGTCTTTGGCATCTTCTTCATTGGAAATACAAACATCTACATATTGGCACAAATCAGTCATAGCTTTTCTTGCTTCATCTCTTGTCCATAATTTCCCACGATAGTTAAGGTCGCAAGAAATTTTAACACCTTTTGACTTAGCAGCTTTACAAGCCTCACGACAGATTTCTACCATATTGCCTCCGAGCGCAGGAGTAATTCCTGTAAAATGGAACCAATCTGCGTCCTCAAAAATATTATCCCAATCAAAATCAGTAGAAACAGCCTCAGCAATTGCAGAATGTGCTCGGTCATAAATGCAAACAGATCCGCGCTGTGAGGCTCCTTTTTCAAGATAGTAAATACCTACTCGCTCACCGCCACGAACTATTTTTGATGTATCAACGCCGAAATGGCGAAGTGAATCAACTGCAGCCTGACCGATAG is a window from the Oscillospiraceae bacterium genome containing:
- a CDS encoding sugar kinase, translated to MKKVVTFGELMLRLAPNGYYRFFQNDQMQATFGGGEANVAVSLANYGLDSLYVTKLPKHAIGQAAVDSLRHFGVDTSKIVRGGERVGIYYLEKGASQRGSVCIYDRAHSAIAEAVSTDFDWDNIFEDADWFHFTGITPALGGNMVEICREACKAAKSKGVKISCDLNYRGKLWTRDEARKAMTDLCQYVDVCISNEEDAKDVFEIEAENTDIYGGKLNHDGYKSVAKQLSDKFGFEKVAITLRSSISASDNDWAGMLYDGENYCFSKSYHLHIVDRVGGGDSFGGGLIYALLNGKDTQSAIEFAVAASALKHSVEGDYNRVSVSEVEKLAGGDGSGRVQR